In the Hordeum vulgare subsp. vulgare chromosome 7H, MorexV3_pseudomolecules_assembly, whole genome shotgun sequence genome, one interval contains:
- the LOC123410772 gene encoding uncharacterized protein LOC123410772, whose amino-acid sequence MLVTKMKMAGSVVLLIALLSAIAPLTSEALNVRGHLLKSKTFRSPPILLGPGSVSNKYYHDVDFPRGHLAVKSFDAEVVDENGVPVPLHETYLHHWVAVPYYALKKSQSSDAQKVPAMIKGNDGVCKRSLTQYFGLGSETRHTATWVPDPYGIETGNQEKAPEGYEEKWLLNIHAIDTRGVVDKPSCTECKCDSYNVTIDEYGRTVSKNYTGGLLCCYDQTQCQLKEGFNGEVRTVFLQYTVTWLDWTDAVVPVKIYIFDVTDTAMLDGIHERSCKVEYQVEECSTENRANNECIHTKTTRAVLPRGGDIVYSVAHQHSGGVGASLHGQDGRLLCESLPTYGTGKEAGNEANYIVGMSSCYPKPGSIKVSDGEVLTIVSNYSSTREHTGVMGLVYILVAEPQQPAPAPSLCFSFPAPWCLPAWMSGNM is encoded by the exons ATG CTGGTGACAAAGATGAAAATGGCTGGCTCTGTTGTGCTGCTCATTGCGCTCCTATCGGCCATTGCCCCCCTAACCTCTGAAGCCCTCAACGTGAGAGGCCATCTGCTGAAATCAAAGACGTTCCGTTCTCCGCCCATCTTACTGGGCCCTGGATCGGTCTCAAACAAGTACTACCATGATGTCGACTTCCCCCGAGGCCACCTTGCAGTCAAGAGCTTTGATGCAGAGGTCGTCGATGAGAACGGGGTCCCTGTCCCGCTCCATGAGACTTACCTGCATCACTGGGTTGCAGTACCATACTATGCTCTCAAGAAGAGCCAGAGCTCTGATGCGCAAAAGGTTCCTGCAATGATTAAAGGGAATGATGGAGTGTGCAAGAGATCACTAACCCAGTacttcgggctcggttccgagacTCGCCACACCGCCACATGGGTTCCTGATCCTTATGGAATTGAGACCGGCAACCAAGAGAAGGCCCCTGAAGGCTATGAGGAGAAATGGTTGCTCAATATCCATGCCATCGACACGAGGGGCGTGGTCGACAAGCCTAGCTGCACCGAGTGCAAGTGCGACTCTTACAACGTCACAATCGATGAGTATGGGCGCACAGTCTCGAAGAACTACACTGGTGGGTTGCTTTGCTGCTATGATCAGACCCAGTGTCAGCTCAAGGAAGGGTTCAATGGCGAGGTGCGGACGGTGTTCTTGCAGTACACCGTGACTTGGCTCGACTGGACTGACGCGGTGGTGCCTGTCAAGATCTACATATTTGACGTTACGGATACCGCCATGCTGGATGGAATTCATGAACGCTCTTGCAAG GTTGAGTATCAAGTCGAGGAATGCAGCACGGAAAACCGAGccaacaatgagtgcatccatactAAGACCACTAGAGCGGTCTTGCCGCGTGGAGGAGATATCGTGTACAGTGTTGCGCACCAGCACTCTGGAGGAGTCGGTGCTTCTCTGCATGGCCAG GATGGACGCCTTCTATGTGAATCGCTTCCAACTTACGGCACAGGGAAGGAGGCAGGGAACGAGGCGAACTACATCGTCGGCATGTCGAGTTGCTACCCTAAGCCAGGATCCATCAAGGTCAGCGACGGCGAGGTGCTGACCATCGTCTCCAACTACAGCAGCACCCGCGAGCACACCGGCGTCATGGGCCTGGTCTACATCCTCGTGGCCGAGCCGCAGCAGCCGGCTCCGGCGCCATCCCTGTGCTTCAGTTTCCCGGCCCCAT GGTGCCTACCGGCATGGATGTCTGGCAACATGTGA